The Corvus hawaiiensis isolate bCorHaw1 chromosome 2, bCorHaw1.pri.cur, whole genome shotgun sequence genome includes a window with the following:
- the SMIM11 gene encoding small integral membrane protein 11 produces MVAFNWKALENFPLLMYILAAKTLILCLAFAGVKMYQSKKIEEKLKREQEEKLKAEAEKKDE; encoded by the coding sequence GCTCTGGAGAACTTCCCACTGCTGATGTACATTTTGGCAGCTAAAACATTGATCCTTTGCTTGGCCTTTGCTGGAGTCAAAATGTACCAGAGCAAGAAAATCGAGGAGAAACTGAAGAGGGAACAGGAGGAGaaactgaaagcagaagcagagaagaaggaTGAGTGA